GCAACATTAATATTGGTCTGGCCAACGAAATGGCCATCATCTGCAACCGCATGGGCATCAACGTGTGGGATGTGATCGACGCCGCGAAAACAAAGCCCTACGGCTTCCAGGCGTTTTATCCCGGCCCCGGCCTTGGCGGCCACTGCATTCCGCTGGACCCCTTCTACCTCACCTGGAAGGCCCGCGAGTTTGATTACCACACCCGTTTGATCGAAACCTCCGGCGAGATCAACACCGCAATGCCCGAGTATGTTGTAGACCGCGCAATGAAGGTATTAAACCGCCACAAGGTGGCCATGAACGGCGCACGCGTGCTGGTGCTGGGCGTTGCCTACAAGAACGACATCGACGACTACCGCGAATCCCCCGCGCTGAACGTGATCGACCACCTGCTGGAGCAGGGCGCGGATGCGGTCTTCTTCGATCCCTATATTCCCGAATACAAGCACAAGGGAAAAGTGCACAAGGGCCTGACCGTCCTGACTGACGATGAGCTAAAAAACGCCGATATCGTTCTGATCTGCACTGCGCACGAATGCTTTGATTACAACAAGATCCAGTCCCTCGCAAAGGCGATTTTCGATACAAGAAATGCCATGAAGGACGTAGCGGACAGAAGTAACATCGAGCTTCTGTAAGATTTCTCGACGAAAGCATGTTCAGGAGCGCCGGCCGGGCCAGCGCTCCTTCCTGCGTAAAAAACTAAAATTCTGGATGCAAGATGAAGGATGGGAACGAAATGAAAAAACTGAATTTCCTGCTGATCGGCTGCGGAAGAATCTCGAAAAACCACATTGCCGCGGCTGCGGAAAACGCCGGGCTGATGGAACTTGTCGCCGTCTGCGACCTGGTCGAAGAGCGGGCGGAACAGAGGGCAGACAGCCTGCTGGAAAAAACCGGCAAGCGCCCCGCCGTATATACCGACTACAAAAAAGCGCTGGAAGAGCTCACAATTGACTGCTGCACCATCGCGACGGAAAGCGGCTATCATGCTGAAATCGCGCTGGACTGCCTGCGCCGCGGCAAGCACGTTTTGGTAGAAAAGCCCATGGCGCTTTCTACCCATGACGCGCAGCTGATGATTCAGGAAGCAAACTCGCGCGGCCTGAAGCTGGGCGTTTGCCACCAGAATCGCTTTAACGCCCCCATTCAGGAGCTGCACCGCGCAATTGAGGACAACCGCTTCGGCAAGCTGGTAAACGGCACCGCGCGCATTCTGTGGAACCGCTCCATGCCTTATTATGAGCAGGCTCCCTGGCGCGGAACCTGGGCGCAGGACGGCGGCACACTGATGAACCAGTGCATTCACAATATTGACCTGTTGCAGTGGAGCCTCGGCGGTGAGCCGGAAACCGTCATGGCCATGACTGGCAACTACCTGCGCGACATAGAGGCCGAGGACTTCGGCGCGATTCTCATTCGTTTCAAGAACGGCGCCATCGGCATGATCGAGGGTACCGCGTGCGTATACCCCAAGAATCTGGAAGAAACCCTGTCTGTTTTCGGTGAAACCGGCGCTGCCGTCATCGGCGGCCTCGCGGTGAACCGCATGGAAACCTGGAACTTCGCACAGCCCGCCGAGCAGGATGAGCGCGTGGCGGCGCTGGCCGGAACAGACCCAACAGACGTATACGGCCACGGCCACAACGCGCTGTACGCGAACTATATTCGTGCCGTGCAAACCGGCACCCAGCCGCTCGTGAGCGGCACCGAGGGCATTAAGGCGCTTAAGATTATCCTTGCGGCGTACAAATCCCAGAAAACCGGCCAGGCCGTCAACTTTGACGATCTGGAATTCTCTACTCTGGATATGAATGACAGCGATGTGCGCTATCATTCAGAGGAGGCCGCCCAGTGAAGATCGTAACGATTGTCGGCGCAAGACCGCAGTTCATCAAGGCTTCTGTGGTATCTGCCGCACTGGCGCCCGCGTGCGAAGAAATTCTTGTGCATACCGGGCAGCACTACGACCGCAATATGTCCGACGTGTTCTTTGAGGAGCTTTCTATCCCCCGCCCGAAGTACAATCTGGGGGTCGGCTCCGGCACACATGGAAAGCAGACCGGCGAAATGCTGATGCGCATTGAAGAGGTGCTGCTCAGCGAAAAACCGGATATTCTCTTGGTCTACGGCGACACCAACTCCACGCTGGCCGGGGCGCTGGCGGCTTCGAAGCTGCATATCCCCGTAGCGCACGTAGAGGCGGGCCTGCGCTCGTATAACCGCCGCATGCCGGAAGAGCAAAACCGCGTACTGACCGACCATATTTCCACCTGGCTGTTCTGCCCCACGCAGACGGCAGTGGATAACCTGAAAAAAGAAGGGGTCGAAGCTGGCGTTTCCATCTCCGGCGACGTAATGCTCGATTCTGTACTGCATTTTCTGAAGCTGGCAAAGTCTAACCCGGAAAAAACAGTCATTTATGAGCAATTGGGCATTACCCCCAAGGGATACCGGCTGGCAACGCTCCACCGGGCAGAAACCACCGACGGCGGAATTGATGCCGTGGTGCATATTTTCCGCGCGTTTGAGCAGCTGCCGGAACCCGTGGTACTGCCGATTCACCCCCGCACCCGTTCTCTGGCAGAAGAGGCCATCTCGAAAGAGGGCTTTCGCAATATTCAGCTGATCGACCCGGTAGGCTACCTTGAAATGCTGCTGCTGACCAGCGGGGCAAAGCAGGTGCTAACCGATTCCGGCGGACTGCAAAAGGAAGCCTGGTTTATGGAGGTTCCCTGCGTTACTCTGCGGCAGGAAACCGAGTGGGTCGAAACTCTGGTCGGGAACTGGAACATCCTCTCAAAGCTCGAAACAGAGGATATTCTCGATAAGGCCCTGCATACCATTCCAGACCCCGCAACGCGCGGACTGATGCCGTTCGGCGATGGCGCGGCCAGCCAGAAAATCGCGGCGGCACTGCTTGCATACAACAACTAAGGGGGCGTCGGCATGAATATCATTTTATCCAACCACTATGCCGGCACCGGTAAGAGCATGGAATACCGCCCCTATTTCATGGCGAAGCGCTGGGTGCAGGAGGGGCATCAGGTTACCATCGTGGCCTCTTCCTTCTCACACCTGCGCGGCGATAATCCAGACCCGAAGGGCCGACCGTACTGGGTAGAAATGATCGACGGTGTGCGTTATTTCTGGATTGCCGGGCCCGAATACCAGGGCAATGGAATGGGACG
Above is a window of Faecalispora anaeroviscerum DNA encoding:
- the wecB gene encoding non-hydrolyzing UDP-N-acetylglucosamine 2-epimerase, which produces MKIVTIVGARPQFIKASVVSAALAPACEEILVHTGQHYDRNMSDVFFEELSIPRPKYNLGVGSGTHGKQTGEMLMRIEEVLLSEKPDILLVYGDTNSTLAGALAASKLHIPVAHVEAGLRSYNRRMPEEQNRVLTDHISTWLFCPTQTAVDNLKKEGVEAGVSISGDVMLDSVLHFLKLAKSNPEKTVIYEQLGITPKGYRLATLHRAETTDGGIDAVVHIFRAFEQLPEPVVLPIHPRTRSLAEEAISKEGFRNIQLIDPVGYLEMLLLTSGAKQVLTDSGGLQKEAWFMEVPCVTLRQETEWVETLVGNWNILSKLETEDILDKALHTIPDPATRGLMPFGDGAASQKIAAALLAYNN
- a CDS encoding Gfo/Idh/MocA family protein, which translates into the protein MKKLNFLLIGCGRISKNHIAAAAENAGLMELVAVCDLVEERAEQRADSLLEKTGKRPAVYTDYKKALEELTIDCCTIATESGYHAEIALDCLRRGKHVLVEKPMALSTHDAQLMIQEANSRGLKLGVCHQNRFNAPIQELHRAIEDNRFGKLVNGTARILWNRSMPYYEQAPWRGTWAQDGGTLMNQCIHNIDLLQWSLGGEPETVMAMTGNYLRDIEAEDFGAILIRFKNGAIGMIEGTACVYPKNLEETLSVFGETGAAVIGGLAVNRMETWNFAQPAEQDERVAALAGTDPTDVYGHGHNALYANYIRAVQTGTQPLVSGTEGIKALKIILAAYKSQKTGQAVNFDDLEFSTLDMNDSDVRYHSEEAAQ